The genomic interval TCAGGAAAATGAAGGGCAGGATTGTAAAGACTGTAATGATGGCGTACAGTGATAAATCAAAGAGGGATAAAATTCTAAAAAAGCAGATTTTTGAAAGATATTCACATTTAGGAAAAAGGAATTTCCTTTCTTATGCCGTAAAGGCATCAAAAAAGCGTTACTATTCTAAATCAATGAAAGCCTATCGGGAAGGAATGGATTCCAAATCTATTAGAAAACAGCTCTCTGCACATTTTGCAATTATGGAAAAAGAGATTTTAATGAAATCTCTCTCGCGTCATGAATTTAAAGAATATATATACTCCAAAAAGAAAGAACAGGGGCGTAGGGTGAGTCGGAAAAAAATGAAGTATTGAATTGTAATCGGGTACTAAATTTTTTGCGATCCTTTTATTTGTTTTCTGATATGACACCATTTTTAGAAATGATAAATGACCTTTCTTCAAAGATTGATTTCATTATAAGCCATACTTGATCTACAAGTGAAAACTTTAGGTCAGCATTTCTCTGGATCAACACTCCGGTAAAAACGACGCTTCTAATTTTAACTGAGATATTATCTCTTTTATTTAGCAGGCTTGCCCCGGGAAGTTCATAGCTCTTTGTTATGGTTTGGAATATTTTTTTTTGAATATGCAGTTCTTTCTTAAACATATTGGCATAGTGTTCAAATGGAATCTGAGTGCCATCTGATAAAACAATCAGAGATTGAGATATCTTTATTTGTTCCCTTTCTTTCTCAACTTTATCGACAAGGTCAATAGTGGCATATAATATTTCAGGACGAAGCAAGGTGGATTTGAAGTCAGAAACATCCACGGAATTAGCTTTTGATTTGTCTTGGAAATATATTTTTTCCTCTGCTTCCCGCAGTTCTACGAGCCCTATGTTTTTGTACTTGGCATAATTGATTCCGTCTTCCGTAAAACCTTTTTTTGAAACTATGACTCCTTTGTTAATTCCTGCATCTTCAATTATCTCGGCTACCTTCATAACAATATCCTTGTTTATTTTTTCCTGCCAGTATTTGCATTCGATTGCCGTCTGATAGGCATGAATGCCATCGGAATAGGAAGTCAATACATCAATCTGATGACTTACTCCGGATTTACCTTTCACCTTACATCCGTTTCCATAGCCCTTTATTTTAACGCCTGATTCCTTACCGAGAGTCTCGTAAATATATTTGGTAACGACTTCGTATTTTTTCCAGTCTAAATTATCATTTTCAAACATAAATTTAGGTTTAATGTATAGTGCAAAATATTGAAAACACGATTATTTTTTATACTTTCTGGTTATTTAATATTTTTCAGTTGTCTGCGCTTTTGCGATCACGGTGTGTAAAGGTCATATGTTTTATTTCATACATCATAGATGGCCGCAGGTACCTGAGTATAAAATTGTCAATTCATCACAAAAGTTGAAGTGGGGTAAAATGTTCAGATTACCACTTACCGCTCTTTTAAGTCAAACGCTTTTTGGCAGTATCAGGCTTTTTTTTTAATTCTTCACCATTTCTCTAATTAAATTTTCTATACATGCCTTATGTTCATTGATCTGCTCAGTTTCCCATTTATCATTCTCATAGCTTTCAAACATTACCAACCGTTTCAAGCTTGAATTATCGTGCAGAAACATTTTCTTTTTGTCGATTGGATTTTCTTTGTTGCCTGCCGAATTTTGAGAACTGGAGATTAAGCACAAATTTCCAATTCCATTGTAAACTTCTTCGTCAATAGAATACCGTTTTGCATGTTCTTGCGAAAACAAATGCTCTCTTGAACTTATCTGTCTGAATTTGAAATTATGAAAGTGACTTTTTAAATTGTCAATTTTAGTTTTTAGTGGTTCCAAATTTTCGTTAACTTCCTCTGCCTTATAAAGTTTCCAAAGCAGAAAGTCAATAAAATAAAAATTGAAGATACTAACTTCTGGATAGGATAATCTGCCCTTATTGAATTTAACTTTGGCAATGCTCCAAACTTTCTCTAGATATTTGCCAGCATCAAAATCCGTATTTTTCAGAAGTACCTGCAGCCAATTATTGTAAGTGTTTGTAGAATCTGAATAATAAAGCATTACTTGAAGTTTTGTCAGCTCTTCATCATTTTCAAAAGTTTTTACTGTTGTTTCAAAATCGCTGTTTAACTTTCTAATTCCCCAATTTTGTTTGCTTTCATCAGAATCAGTTAAGTCCTGTTTGATGACAATTCTGTCAAACATACTTCTATAGTATAATAAATCGAAAATAAATTCTTTCGCCTCAGGCTTGTTTTCATTAAATTGTTCTAAAAGTTTTTTATCGTCAAGTGAGACCTTATCGTTTTTAATTTTCAGGACCTGCAGTAAAAAATTGGGAAAGTCGATAACGGATTTATATTTGTCTTTAATGAATTTTTCTTCTTTGGGAAAGTCTGTTGGAATATTATATTCTGTGATGATTTGCAGCAGGGATAGTTCTTCGTCCGTATCGTTATTTTCATTTATATAAATATCCTCAAAGTTTGTTCCGATAATCTTACTCTCGTTAGTGAAAAGTTTATCCCTATTTTGCTTGTCAAAATTTAGGAACACATA from Flavobacterium sp. YJ01 carries:
- a CDS encoding restriction endonuclease — protein: MFENDNLDWKKYEVVTKYIYETLGKESGVKIKGYGNGCKVKGKSGVSHQIDVLTSYSDGIHAYQTAIECKYWQEKINKDIVMKVAEIIEDAGINKGVIVSKKGFTEDGINYAKYKNIGLVELREAEEKIYFQDKSKANSVDVSDFKSTLLRPEILYATIDLVDKVEKEREQIKISQSLIVLSDGTQIPFEHYANMFKKELHIQKKIFQTITKSYELPGASLLNKRDNISVKIRSVVFTGVLIQRNADLKFSLVDQVWLIMKSIFEERSFIISKNGVISENK
- a CDS encoding DUF262 domain-containing protein; protein product: MAHNAKNIKEILENDVYVIPRYQRNYAWGKAEISQLIKDIEEFFPKENNQNKSYYLGSLVCFKREDGNFELIDGQQRHTTITLINLVLKNWTDESKNAVCVPNLKFDSRKKIQNYIEGLYKAESESFLKQASDLNISGTGSLKDAIEIIQEELRERDVQNFAKDFYENVYLFRVEVPEDTDLNHYFEIMNNRGEQLEKHEIVKALLIGEIKNEDKKVARQEQEKFAKIWDACSDMNNYVFLNFDKQNRDKLFTNESKIIGTNFEDIYINENNDTDEELSLLQIITEYNIPTDFPKEEKFIKDKYKSVIDFPNFLLQVLKIKNDKVSLDDKKLLEQFNENKPEAKEFIFDLLYYRSMFDRIVIKQDLTDSDESKQNWGIRKLNSDFETTVKTFENDEELTKLQVMLYYSDSTNTYNNWLQVLLKNTDFDAGKYLEKVWSIAKVKFNKGRLSYPEVSIFNFYFIDFLLWKLYKAEEVNENLEPLKTKIDNLKSHFHNFKFRQISSREHLFSQEHAKRYSIDEEVYNGIGNLCLISSSQNSAGNKENPIDKKKMFLHDNSSLKRLVMFESYENDKWETEQINEHKACIENLIREMVKN